From a region of the Triticum aestivum cultivar Chinese Spring chromosome 7D, IWGSC CS RefSeq v2.1, whole genome shotgun sequence genome:
- the LOC123164971 gene encoding uncharacterized protein isoform X3 codes for MITTAEPNEKAMSKPVAELVWEIAALEEEVVRRELHLLSLYRATFDQYLGISPRVSGQMGQETHRQGSRKKVDEGALRLRDIKESASYNLPTVSDRRHYSQGLPRSTSGHSCLANFLSASIAEYVPRIACKLSEDILRCISAVYCKLASSPSQDVDSETLSTPSFSSASSTFSLKHRVDSWSPRLSCNVDASSEKYGTLNENNDQYSGMIIFPRINIDADKFDYASKMLETIRALIKRLEKIDPTKMAHEEQLCFWINIHNALVMHAFMAYGLQDKRMKSSDMILKAAYDVGGHSVNSQIIQNSILGCQSHRPSLWVRTLFTPTKKSASGSSTHPYALRQPEPLAHFSLSTGAFSDPPVRLYTAKKLDHQLDQAKTEFIRANVMVRKQIIFLPKILHYYAKDATLELPGLIEMVCKSMPEAQQKEINKCLRRRIDKCVEWLPYKSSFRYTVHRNLAE; via the exons CCCGTTGCAGAATTGGTTTGGGAGATAGCAGCCCTTGAGGAGGAAGTCGTACGGAGGGAACTGCATTTGCTTTCGCTCTACAGGGCGACATTTGATCAATACCTGGGCATCTCCCCTCGTGTTTCTGGTCAG ATGGGTCAAGAAACGCACCGTCAAGGCAGCAGAAAGAAAGTTGATGAAGGTGCTCTCCGGTTGAGAGATATCAAGGAGTCAGCATCCTACAACTTGCCAACAGTTTCAGATCGTAGACAT TATTCACAGGGACTGCCAAGATCAACTTCAGGGCATTCTTGTCTTGCAAATTTCTTGAGTGCTTCTATTGCTGAATATGTGCCCAGGATTGCATGCAAGCTTTCGGAGGACATTCTAAGATGCATTTCCGCGGTGTACTGCAAACTCGCGAGCAGCCCATCACAGGATGTTGATTCCGAGACTTTGTCAACTCCTTCCTTCTCTTCTGCATCGAGTACCTTTTCCCTAAAGCACCGTGTCGATAGTTGGAGCCCCCGACTCAGCTGCAATGTTGACGCAAGCTCTGAAAAATATGGTACATTGAATGAGAATAATGACCAGTACAGTGGCATGATAATTTTTCCAAGGATAAATATTGATGCAGACAAGTTCGATTATGCCTCTAAAATGCTTGAAACAATCAG AGCATTGATAAAGCGGCTTGAGAAAATCGACCCTACAAAGATGGCACATGAGGAGCAGCTCTGTTTTTGGATCAACATCCACAACGCTTTAGTGATGCAT GCTTTTATGGCTTATGGACTTCAGGACAAACGCATGAAAAGCTCAGACATGATTCTGAAG GCTGCATATGACGTGGGCGGGCATTCAGTAAACTCCCAAATTATTCAGAACTCAATTCTTGGATGTCAATCCCATCGTCCTTCCCTG TGGGTTCGCACGCTATTTACTCCCACGAAGAAATCAGCATCAGGAAGCTCCACTCATCCATATGCTCTTCGTCAGCCAGAGCCGCTTGCTCACTTTAGTCTTTCCACTGGAGCATTTTCAGATCCACCT GTAAGGTTGTACACAGCCAAGAAACTGGATCATCAACTGGATCAAGCCAAGACTGAGTTTATTAGAGCTAATGTCATGGTCAGGAagcagatcatttttcttcccaaaatTCTCCACTACTATGCAAAGGATGCTACACTGGAGTTGCCTGGTCTGATTGAGATGGTATGCAAGAGTATGCCTGAAGCCCagcaaaaagaaataaataaatgtCTTAGGAGGAGGATAGATAAGTGTGTTGAATGGTTGCCCTATAAGTCTTCTTTCAGATACACTGTACACAGGAATTTGGCTGAGTAG
- the LOC123164972 gene encoding transcription termination factor MTERF6, chloroplastic/mitochondrial has translation MASVGGDAKKSLTQWLGEKGFDEEAIRRMSKRCRNLPNLDAGEASGVWDYLLNDVKIEHRKLRYVVTKCPKVLTMSVNDKLIPTVQCLTTLQAKPGEIAQAIIKFPPILFHSVEEKLCPLLAFFQTLAISEKQLAKLLMVNPRLISYSIQAKFSQTVDFLVGLGIDREVMIGKILTKEPYIMGYSIDKRLRPTAEFLKSAVGLQGSYLQRVIMNFPSILSRDVDKTLRPNLVFLQSTGFSKDQIMKLVAGYPPVLIKSIKHCLEPRVKFLVEEMGRDKGEVVDYPQFFHHGLKRSLEYRHKILKQMNSRCSLSEMLDCNQKKFAMKFGLIPVA, from the coding sequence ATGGCCAGCGTTGGCGGCGATGCCAAGAAGAGCCTGACGCAGTGGCTCGGGGAGAAAGGGTTCGACGAGGAGGCCATCAGGCGCATGTCGAAGCGGTGCAGGAACCTGCCgaacctcgacgccggcgaggcctccGGCGTCTGGGACTACCTCCTCAACGACGTCAAGATCGAGCACCGGAAGCTGCGGTACGTGGTGACCAAGTGCCCCAAGGTGCTCACCATGTCCGTCAACGACAAGCTCATCCCCACGGTCCAATGCCTCACCACGCTGCAGGCCAAGCCCGGGGAGATCGCGCAGGCCATCATCAAGTTCCCGCCGATACTGTTCCACAGCGTGGAGGAGAAGCTCTGCCCTCTCCTCGCCTTCTTCCAGACGCTGGCCATCTCCGAGAAGCAGCTCGCCAAGCTGCTCATGGTCAACCCGCGCCTCATCAGCTACAGCATCCAGGCCAAGTTCTCCCAGACGGTCGACTTCCTCGTCGGCCTTGGCATCGACAGGGAGGTCATGATTGGCAAGATCCTGACCAAGGAGCCGTACATCATGGGATACAGCATCGACAAGCGGCTACGTCCTACTGCCGAGTTCCTCAAGTCGGCAGTCGGGTTGCAGGGGTCATATCTCCAGAGGGTCATCATGAATTTCCCTAGCATACTGTCGCGAGATGTCGACAAGACTCTGCGGCCCAATTTGGTGTTCCTGCAGAGCACTGGATTCAGCAAGGATCAGATCATGAAATTGGTGGCTGGATACCCTCCTGTTCTCATCAAGAGTATCAAGCATTGCTTGGAGCCAAGGGTGAAGTTCCTGGTTGAAGAAATGGGGCGGGACAAGGGCGAGGTGGTGGATTACCCCCAATTCTTTCACCATGGTCTCAAGAGGAGCCTGGAGTACCGCCACAAGATACTCAAGCAGATGAACTCAAGGTGCAGTCTCAGTGAGATGCTTGACTGTAATCAGAAGAAGTTTGCCATGAAATTTGGTTTGATCCCAGTAGCTTAG
- the LOC123166950 gene encoding uncharacterized protein isoform X1 — protein MRRMRSLCCLKFCFGHSIATLRVNCKKHRHFRLGLQVPHIYEIVSKSTNFLQKTLVACLDCFKCVYDKGGPFMTRGARIRRRVSTVHTATPLDGVTRRWRTGSSRGGGGGVKHPEAMQAPPPALTLSRPSPSLCSRSFAAAAPSHISDRRRRRVAMVSWSDDDSSENSHQYADSASDEGIIKIPETIDDSDFEGIEPDVLCNEHSLPAERRVASGHPYWQEVLCLCCEATMENALTKLWDKYEECRRSKIEDNLESSFVVHNLTQQKIKLQASYERLVEDVNGLLDAQEQRAQMERGKMQNKPDESKLQEKYDMLKNLTVAQANVIRNMKLKLAEEKIKLQAHIDELEKVAEQTKLKLNGIKAILDE, from the exons atgAGAAGAATGCGTTCCCTTTGTTGTCTTAAGTTCTGCTTTGGGCATTCTATTGCCACTCtgcgagtgaattgcaaaaaacatcgacACTTCAGGCTAGGTTTGCAGGTACCACACATATACGAAATTGTGTCAAAAAGcactaattttttgcaaaaaacactagttgCTTGTTTGGACTGTTTTAAGTGCGTTTATGACAAGGGGGGCCCGTTTATGACAAGGGGGGCCCGCATCCGTCGACGTGTCAGCACTGTTCACACGGCAACGCCGTTAGACGGCGTTACACGCCGCTGGCGCACCGGTtcgagccggggggggggggggggggtcaaacacCCCGAAGCGATGCAGGCCCCACCCCCAGCCCTCACTCTCTCccgtccttctccctctctctgctcccgctcgttcgccgccgccgccccctcccacatctccgaccgccgtcgccgccgcgtcgCCATGGTTTCCTGGTCTGATGATGACAGCAGCGAGAACTCTCACCAGTACGCCGACTCAGCTTCAGACGAGGGCATCATCAAG ATCCCTGAGACCATCGATGACTCCGATTTCGAGGGCATTGAACCTGATGTTTTGTGCAATGAACACTCCCTGCCAGCAGAGAGGCGTGTTGCTTCAGGGCATCCATACTGGCAGGAGGTTCTTTGCTTGTGCTGTGAAG CTACAATGGAGAATGCATTGACCAAGTTGTGGGATAAGTATGAAGAGTGCAGGAGGAGCAAGATTGAGGACAATCTGGAAAGCTCATTTGTTGTTCACAATCTGACACAACAGAAGATCAAGCTGCAGGCAAGTTATGAGAGGTTGGTTGAAGATGTCAACGGCCTTTTGGATGCCCAGGAGCAGAGGGCTCAGATGGAGAGAGGTAAGATGCAGAACAAACCTGATGAGAGCAAGCTGCAGGAGAAGTATGACATGCTCAAGAACCTGACAGTTGCTCAAGCCAATGTCATTAGGAACATGAAGTTGAAGCTTGCTGAAGAGAAGATTAAGTTGCAAGCCCACATTGATGAGCTTGAGAAGGTTGCCGAGCAGACCAAGCTGAAGCTGAATGGGATCAAAGCCATCTTAGATGAATGA
- the LOC123166950 gene encoding uncharacterized protein isoform X2: MTPISRALNLMFCAMNTPCQQRGVLLQGIHTGRRFFACAVKEGRNCGLIEWVDPFWPATMENALTKLWDKYEECRRSKIEDNLESSFVVHNLTQQKIKLQASYERLVEDVNGLLDAQEQRAQMERGKMQNKPDESKLQEKYDMLKNLTVAQANVIRNMKLKLAEEKIKLQAHIDELEKVAEQTKLKLNGIKAILDE; the protein is encoded by the exons ATGACTCCGATTTCGAGGGCATTGAACCTGATGTTTTGTGCAATGAACACTCCCTGCCAGCAGAGAGGCGTGTTGCTTCAGGGCATCCATACTGGCAGGAGGTTCTTTGCTTGTGCTGTGAAG GAGGGAAGAAACTGTGGGCTAATTGAATGGGTTGATCCATTTTGGCCAGCTACAATGGAGAATGCATTGACCAAGTTGTGGGATAAGTATGAAGAGTGCAGGAGGAGCAAGATTGAGGACAATCTGGAAAGCTCATTTGTTGTTCACAATCTGACACAACAGAAGATCAAGCTGCAGGCAAGTTATGAGAGGTTGGTTGAAGATGTCAACGGCCTTTTGGATGCCCAGGAGCAGAGGGCTCAGATGGAGAGAGGTAAGATGCAGAACAAACCTGATGAGAGCAAGCTGCAGGAGAAGTATGACATGCTCAAGAACCTGACAGTTGCTCAAGCCAATGTCATTAGGAACATGAAGTTGAAGCTTGCTGAAGAGAAGATTAAGTTGCAAGCCCACATTGATGAGCTTGAGAAGGTTGCCGAGCAGACCAAGCTGAAGCTGAATGGGATCAAAGCCATCTTAGATGAATGA
- the LOC123166952 gene encoding tetraketide alpha-pyrone reductase 1, which translates to MANTSKGKVCVTGASGFVASWLVKRLLESGYHVLGTVRDPGNQKKVAHLWNLAGAKERLELVRADLLEEGSFDDAVMACEGIFHTASPIITNADSKEEMLDSAINGTLNVLRSCKKNPFLKRVVLTSSSSTVRLRDEAEFPPNVLLDETSWSSVEFCESIQIWYAVAKILAEKSAWEFAKENNIDLVAVLPTFVIGPNLSPVLGPTASDVLGLFKGETEKFTIFGRMGYVHIDDVASCHILVYETAGAKGRYICNSAVLGSDELVALLAKRFPSFPIPKSLPNIYGEQTYGYNTSKIRKLGLEFRGVEEMFDDSVESLKAHGYLREGAA; encoded by the exons ATGGCGAATACTTCCAAGGGCAAGGTGTGTGTCACTGGAGCCTCTGGCTTTGTTGCCTCTTGGCTTGTCAAGCGACTTCTCGAGTCAGGGTATCATGTTCTAGGGACAGTCAGAGACCCAG GCAATCAGAAGAAGGTAGCACACCTGTGGAACTTAGCAGGTGCTAAGGAGAGGCTGGAGCTCGTGAGGGCTGACCTCTTGGAAGAAGGGAGCTTCGACGATGCCGTGATGGCCTGCGAGGGCATCTTCCACACTGCATCGCCTATCATCACCAATGCTGATTCCAAG GAAGAAATGCTTGATTCAGCGATAAACGGCACTCTGAACGTGCTGAGATCCTGCAAGAAGAACCCATTTCTCAAAAGGGTTGTCCTCACGTCGTCGTCGTCGACCGTGAGGCTGAGAGATGAAGCTGAGTTCCCCCCCAACGTGCTGCTGGATGAAACATCATGGAGCTCCGTGGAGTTCTGCGAAAGCATCCAG ATATGGTACGCTGTCGCGAAGATCCTCGCTGAGAAATCAGCCTGGGAGTTTGCCAAGGAGAACAACATCGATCTCGTCGCCGTCCTTCCGACGTTTGTCATCGGCCCTAACCTCTCCCCTGTGTTAGGCCCCACTGCTTCAGATGTCCTTGGCTTGTTTAAAG GGGAGACGGAGAAATTCACCATCTTCGGGAGGATGGGGTACGTCCACATCGACGACGTCGCGAGCTGCCACATCCTGGTCTACGAAACCGCCGGTGCCAAGGGGAGGTACATCTGCAACTCGGCGGTTCTGGGCAGCGACGAGCTGGTCGCGTTGCTCGCGAAACGGTTCCCTTCGTTCCCCATCCCGAAGAG TTTACCCAACATTTACGGGGAGCAGACGTATGGCTACAACACGTCTAAGATCCGGAAGCTGGGGCTCGAGTTCAGAGGCGTGGAGGAGATGTTCGACGACTCGGTGGAGTCGCTCAAAGCGCACGGCTATCTGCGCGAGGGCGCCGCGTGA